A stretch of Methanobacterium sp. Maddingley MBC34 DNA encodes these proteins:
- a CDS encoding hypothetical protein (PFAM: Protein of unknown function (DUF1697)) encodes MDTYVALLRGITPSNPNMRNEKLREVFEDIGYQNVQTVISSGNILFETGSRNVEELETTIEQALLKQLGFTKTAIVYSKDDLHSLINKNPFKDLKNTPQCKLNVTFLKNKPKIDFQFPYQPKNKGFTVLRIYNRAIFSIVDLSRGKTPDLMQWMEKEFGKDLTIRTWKTVDKIMKRLDLL; translated from the coding sequence ATGGATACTTATGTGGCGTTATTACGTGGGATTACACCTTCAAATCCCAATATGCGTAATGAAAAGTTGCGAGAAGTCTTTGAAGATATAGGATATCAGAATGTGCAAACAGTAATTTCCAGTGGTAACATCCTGTTTGAAACTGGATCCAGAAACGTGGAAGAACTGGAAACAACTATTGAACAAGCACTTTTAAAGCAATTGGGTTTTACAAAGACTGCCATTGTTTACAGTAAAGACGATCTGCATTCCCTAATCAATAAAAACCCTTTTAAAGACCTAAAGAACACTCCTCAATGCAAATTAAATGTCACTTTTTTAAAAAACAAGCCAAAAATAGATTTTCAATTTCCATATCAACCAAAAAATAAAGGTTTCACAGTTTTAAGGATTTACAACCGTGCAATATTTAGTATTGTTGATTTATCAAGGGGTAAAACACCTGATCTAATGCAATGGATGGAAAAAGAATTTGGTAAGGATTTAACTATCAGAACTTGGAAAACTGTGGATAAAATTATGAAACGACTTGATTTGCTCTAG